The window GGCTTTCTCCTCGCCGCCGTCCCGCCCGCAAAACGCGCGCTGCATGATATGATCGCGGGAACGGTGGTGGTGAGGACCGATGCGCGGAGCCGAATCGGTTGAAAAGCGATTGGTTTTAGAGTATGATACCTTTTTTAATTTCCTGATTGGTCTTGTCGAATATCGCATAAGGAGCTGGCATGGGATTGCTGAATGGCCGGAAAGGTATTATTTTCGGCGTCGCGAATGAGAAGAGCATCGCCTGGTCGATTGCCCGGAGGATGAACCAGGAAGGGGCCGAGCTGGCCTTCACCTACGCGGGCGAGGCGCTTGAAAAACGGGTCCGCCCGCTGGCGGAGAGCGTCGGGGCCAAGTTGATTCTTCCCTGCGACGTCACGAAGGACGATCAGATCCAGGCCGTCTTCGAACAGGTCCGGTCCACCTTCGGCCATCTGGACATACTCGTGCATGCGATCGCGTACGCCAACAAAGAAGACCTCAAGGCCGACTTCCTGAGCACCACCCGAGACGGTTTTCGGCTCGCCCAGGATGTCAGCGCCTATTCGCTCACCGTCCTGGCCCGCCATGCCGCGCCTTTGATGGAAGGCCGGCCGGGCAGCATCCTCACGCTCAGCTATTACGGCGCCGAAAAAGTCGTCCCACGTTACAACGTGATGGGCGTCGCCAAAGCCGCCCTGGAGGCCAGCGTCCGCTATCTCGCGGCCGATCTGGGTCCAAAGGGAATTCGCGTGAACGCGATCTCGGCCGGCCCGATCCGTACCCTCGCCTCCGCCGGCATTTCCGGGTTTCTGGACATGCTCCATCACGTGGAGGCCAAGGCGCCATTGCGGCGAAACATTTCGGCTGAAGAAGTGGCCGGCACGGCCCTCTACCTCGCCAGCGATCTGGCCAGCGGCGTCACAGGCGAGGTAATCTATGTCGACGCCGGCTATCATATCATGGGGATGTAAGTCGCCCCCCAATCATCCCGACGGAGGACTCCATGAAATCGATCTTGATCTCCTTGGCGGCCCTATGCGCGGTCCTGGTGCTCGGGCCGGGAGCGGGGTTCGCCATCGAAAGAACCGGCGTCGTGGTCACCACCATGAACGCGGGGTCATATACCTATCTTGAAGTCGAGACAAAAAGCGGCCGGTACTGGGCGGCCGCCCCGCAATTGGAACTGGCGGTCGGCGATCAGGTGGATGTCGCGCCCGGCTCGGAGATGAAAGATTTCTTCAGTCCGACGCTCAAACGCACTTTCGACTCGATCCTTTTTACTTCATCGGTCAAGGTGGTTGGAAAAAGCGCTTCCGCAGATAAAGCCGAATCACCAAAACCTCCGGTCCATCAAACACAAGCCGGTTCGAACGGGACTAAGACCGTGGAACAGATATATACCGAACGCCAAAGCTTGAAGGGAAAACAGGTCCAGGTCCGCGGCAAGGTGGTCAAGTTCACCCCCGGCATTATGGGGAAGAACTTCCTCCATATCCAGGACGGGAGCGGGAAGGAAGGCACGAACGATCTGGCCGTTACCTCCCAGCAGACTGTGAGCGTCGGCGACCACATTCTCGTTTCCGGAACCTTGGATACCGACAAGGATTTCGGCGCCGGCTACGTCTACAAGGCGATCCTCGAAAACGCCAAAATCACGCCGGAGTAAATGGCCGGGAATCCCTCCTACTGGTTGCTGAAGTCCGAACCGGAGGTCTTCTCGATCCAGGACCTCAAAGACTGTCGTGTGACCGGCTGGGACGGCGTAAGGAATTTCCAGGCACGAAATTACCTTAGAGACAGCATAAAAGTGGGAGACGGCGTTCTTTTTTACCACAGCAACACGAGCCCAAGTGGGATTTCAGGGCTTGCAGAGGTGGTGAAGGAAGGCTACCCGGATGACACGGCCTTTGACCCCAACGATGCCCATTACGATCCCAGAAGCCGCCCGGATCATCCGACATGGTACCGTGTGGACGTGAAGTTCGTGAAGGCCTTTCCCTCCGTCATCCCGCTTCAGACGCTTCGAAAAACGCCGGGGCTTAAAAACATGCTCCTATTCCGGAACGGCCGCCTTTCCGTTCAACCGGTCGCAAAGAAGGAATGGGAAATTATTTTGAGGCTGGCGGAGAAGACGCGGAATCCGAAAGCTCCGAAACCAAAATTCCCGCGATGATCATGGCCCCGCCCGCCACCCCTCCGTATCCGATCACCTCTTGAAGCATCCAATAACCCAGGATCGAGGCCCATAACGGCTCGATAGTAAAGATGATCACCGCCCGTGTCGGCGTCGTATCCCGTTGATAAAGGGTCTGGACATAGTTGCTCAGGACGTTTCCCAGCAGCGAGCAAAAGAGAAGGACGGCGATCGCGTTCGGGGTGGGATTCCAGACCGGCGTCTCGATCAAGGGAAGGATGATCCACCCCAGCACCGCCGGAGTGAGCATCTGGAGGAACGTCAGCGGCAGGGCCTCCGCATCCTTTGAAAACAGGTCGAGCATGACAATGTACAAACCGAAGACCGCGGCGCACAGCAACGTGAGTCCGTCCCCCCGAGTAAAGCCGGTGCCGGAAGGCCCCCCCTCGGACGGCGAGGTCAGGAACCAAAGACCGGCCGTCACGATCGCGACACCGGCGAAATTCGCGAACTTCGGGGCCCGTTTCTCGATCGCGATTTGAAAGAAGGGCGTGAAGATCACCATCAAGCCGGTGATAAAGGCCGACTTTGAAGCCGTGGTATCCGTCAACCCAACGGTTTGAAGAACGAACCCGAGAAACAGGAGAGCTCCGAGGAAACTTCCCTTCCAGAGCAGGGCCCGGTCGATCGCTAGGAGGCGGTTGAAGCTCAGGGAGAGGAGGACCAGCGCGGCCAGCGAGAAACGAAGCGTCACAAAGAGTACCGGCGACAGATCTCCCAGCCCCAGCTTGACCGCGACAAAGGTACCGCCCCAGATGAAGGTGGTCGCAAATAGATAAAGCTCCGCCCTTTCCCTCCGGGTCTTGAACACGGCTACAGCTTGCCGATCGCAGTCTTCAGCAGGGGCAGGAGTCCCTCGGCTTCTTCGCGGGTCAAACGGCCGAGGTTTTGAAAACCGCGGCTCCCGTCCTCTCTTTCCGAAAAACGGGTGACCGCAATTTTCGGCGATGCGCCGTCGTACGAAAAAATCGAAACCTCGATGTTCGACCGCGGACCTTCCACGGTACCGACCACTTCGATCAGCTTGTCTTTCTCTTTGGAATAGGCCATGGCTGTTCCTTCCATTGTTGAAGATCCGGTTGAGCAGGGCGTATTATCGTTGGTCGGGACCCTTTTGTCAATTGCGACAACCCGCCGACCCTTCCGATTTGATCGCGCGCCAATTTTATGCTACCGTCTACAAAGTATGCGCCTCGACACTCGGATTCTGGCCGGAATTTTTTGTATCGTCCTGGCTTGCCCTTCATCGGTTCCAGCCCTCCTGGCCGATCGGATCATGGCGGTATTGAACAACGAGGTGATCGCGCTCAGCGACGTTCAAAAGTACCGGGAGGTGTTCGTGGAAAGGCAAGGCGTGGACGACTCCGCCGTATTAAATGACCTCATCGATCAGAAACTGCTCTTGGCCGAGGCCAAAAAACTCGAGATCCCACCGCCCTCGGACGAGGAGGTCGCCCGCGCCTACAAGAAGCTTCAGCTCCGGTTCGGAAGCCCGGAAACATTCAATCTGGTCAAGGCCCGTTTGTCCATGACCGACGCCGAGATCGAACAGCAACTCAAACAAAAGCTGACCGTCGATAAACTGATCGAACAACGGATCCAGTCATTCGTGTTCATCAATCCCGAGGAGATCGACGACTATCTCCAGGAACACAGGGAAGAGTACAAAAACGAGAAGCCGGAGGACGCCCGGAAGGCGATTCAGGATCTTTTGATCGCAGAAAAGACGGATTCGAAATTAAAGGACCATCTCAACCGGCTTCGCGCGGCAGCGAACATCCGCATCAACACTCCTCCGGAGCCTTAAGGCAGAATGATGAACCGCCACTACGGACGAACCTGCACAATGAGCTCAAGCTCAATCGGGCTGTTCAACGGCAGCTCGGCGGCGCCCAGCGCCGCCCTTGTGTGACGGCCGGCCTCGCCGAAGATTGCGACGAGTAAATCCGAAGCGCCGTTCAGTACCGTGGATTGCAGCACGAACCCCGGCGCCGAGGCCACGTGTCCGGTAAGCCGGACGATCCGGACGACGCGCTCAAGGCTTCCCGCTTCCTGTTTCACGACGGCCAGGGCATTGAGCAAGGCCAACCGGGCCGCTTCCTGCCCCTGTTCCGGCGTCAGATCTTTTCCCAGTTTTCCTTCGTAGGCCAGCCGGCCCTCTTTCATCGGCAATACGCCGCTCGTAAAAAGCAACTCCCCCACCCGGGCGGCCGGAACATAATTCGCAACCGGTTTGGGTGCCGTCGGAAGAACGATCCCGCTTTCCTTCAGCTTGGTCTCGATGCTCACGGAGGCCTTCCCCGAATTCACAACGTTATCCCGTCCTGAAGAATCGCCGCGAAGAACGCGGTCCCACGCTGCTGTTGGAGATAGGCCGCGTCAACCGGAATGGCCGTGACCAGGATGTCATGATCCACCGTGATCGGCCCGGTGATCCGATGGATACGGCTCATCTCGACAAAGCGGTCCGTGATCCCCTCGATCACGACCAAGATGTCCAGATCCGAGCCGCGCTCCCCATGGCTCTTATGTCCGTAGAGGATCACTTGCTTAAGCCGTTCGGCGTACAGCCCCCGCAGCTGGACCATCAGAGAGTCCAGCACCTGTCGGTCCGAGGCCGACAAGGCTTCCTTGGATACTTTTTGGGGTGTCATGATCGACTCGACCCGCGCAAGTACTCTTTCAGAATCTCCACGCCGCGACTGGTCCCGATTCGCGAGGCCCCAGCCCGAACCATGTCCTCCAGCGACTTGAGGTCCCGGATGCCCCCGGCGGCTTTTACAAATCCGTCCTCCCCGATCGCCTTCTTGAGGCGTCGGACATCCGCGGTCGTGGCTCCCTTGGGGCCGAACCCGGTCGAGGTCTTGACCCAAACTGCACCGGCCTCCCGGCTCCAGAGGCAGGCCGAGATCATTTCTTTGCGGCTGAGATACCCGGTTTCGAGAATCACCTTGAGCCGTGCCCCGGAGGCCGCATCCCGGATGCGGCCCACCTCGGTCCGGACGCCGCGGGCATCTCCTATTTTAACGGCCCCCAGATGAATAACCAGATCCAGTTCAATCGCCCCTTGCTTGACGGCCTCCATCGTCTCAAAAATCTTCACCGATAATGATTGATACCCCAGCGGAAAGCCGATGACCGTGCCAACGGCCACCTTCGATCCGTCGAGTTCGCGAACGGCCTCCTCGACATAACAGGGCGGAATGCAAACCGACGCAAAACCGTATCGCCGCGCCTCCCGGCATGCCCTGCGGATGTCCTCGGGCATCGTGTCCGGAGCCAGACGCGTGTGATCGATCAATCCGGCCAGCTCACCCGCGTGAGAAAACATCCGAACCCTTAGGTGGTTTTTGCCAGCCGACGTTTTTGGTACCTTTGCACGGCCCGGTTGTGCTCGGCCAGCGTCTTTGAGAAGTAATGGGTGCCGTCGTTCTTGGAGACAAAATAGAGGTATTCCACCGCCGCCGGATACAGCGCCGCCCAAAGCGCCTCCTTGCCGGGATTGGCGATCGGTCCCGGGGGAAGACCCCTGATCCAATAGGTATTGTAGGGGGAGTGAATTCTCAAATTCTTCCGGGTCAGGTTCCCTGTGAAATGCGGGAGGCTGTAAATTACGGTGGGATCGCTCTGCAGGGGAATGTTTTTTCGGATCCGATTGTGAAAAACGGCCGAGACCATCGGCCGTTCAATTTCCACCGAGGTTTCTTTCTCGATGATCGAGGCCAAGGTCACGACCTCCTGTCTCGTCATTCCGATTTCCTGGGCCCGTCTCTCCATCTCAGGCGTGTAGGCCGTCTCGAATTGCCTGACCATGGTCCGCAGGATTCCTTCGGCCCCGACGCGCTTGGAGAAATAGTAACTTTCCGGAAAGAGATAGCCTTCCAGAGAATCGACGGTGAAGCCCAGGGATTGAATAAAGGCCGGATCATTCGCCCGCTGGATGAAATCTTCATACCGGGCCAGATGTTTTTCTTCGACCAGCCGTCCGATTTGGGCCAGGGTTGAACCCTCCGGGATCGTGACTTCGTACTGGACCACCCGGCCGCTCTTGATCAGCCCGATGATTTCCAGCGGGAGCATCTGTGTGTGAAAAGCGTATTCGCCCGGGATGATATGCCGCTCGACCGCCAAGAACTTGCCCACCACCACAAACGAACCAATGCTGGTGATCAGCCCGTTCTGATAGAGCAGCCGGGCGGTGTCCCGGAGCGTCGACCCCTCCGGAATCTCCAGCACTTTTTGGACCCGCTCCCCATCGGGTGGAATGTAGAGAAAGGTCGCCTCCTGCACGATCACAAACAGGAGGATCGTCCCGACGAGTAGAAACGGGATGGCCATGCGGCCGATCCGTTTTTGTAACGCCGCTGCCATCACCCCTCGGGTAGGCTGGCCGTTTGAAGCGGAGCGCGACGGCTGTCCAGATAACCTTGCAGGATCAGCACGGCTGCAACTCGATCCACCGTCTTCCGGCGTTTAGAGCGACTCATATCTGCCTCGATGAGGACCCGCTCGGCTGCCTGTGTGGTGAGCCGTTCATCCCAAGGGATGACTTTCAGCCCCAGCTTATTTTTGAGCTGTTCGATAAATTCCAGGACAAGGTTCGCTTGGGGCCCAAGACTGCCGTTCATGTTTCGGGGAAGGCCCACCACCAGTTTCCGGACCTGATACTGGGCCACAATGTCTCGAAGCCTTGCGATGTCTTTCTTGGGGCCCACCCGCTCCATCGTGGGAAGACCGTGGGCGGTCCAGCCCAACTCGTCACTGATGGCCAAGCCGATCCGGCTTTTGCCCAGATCAAGGGCCAAGATGCGTTCCCCGGAGGCCGGCATCTTACACGTTTTTTAATTTGGCCGACAGTTCCTGGATCTTCTTTTCCAGACGATCCATGTCCGCCTTGGTGGCGATGGGGAGCTTGGCCATTACCCGATCGACCAGGTCGCGTTCCTTTTTTTCCAAATCTTTTAAGTCCTTTTCCAAATCCGCGACTCGTCCCTTCACTTTTTTGGCATAGTTATTTTGATTTTCTTCTCCACGCCGAAGCAACTCCTCCCAAGTCTCTCGGGCCTTCGCCTCGACCCCCAAGCCCGCCAGGACCATTTTTTTCATTAGTTTGACCATGTTCATTTCCTCCCGTCACCCGTGGTTATATTATACCGCCTACGGCCGCGTTTTTTCCACGATCCCGTAGACGCGGGCCAGCGCCTCCGGAAGTTTCGAGACGTTTTTCCCGCCGGCCTGGGCCATGTCGGGACGTCCGCCACCCGATCCTCCCACGATCCCGGCGATTTCTTTCGCGATTTCGCCCGCGTTAAACCGGCCCGTCAGGTCCGGGGAAACGGCCGCGATCAGAAAGGCATTGCTTCGATCGACTGATGCCGAAGCCACCACGGCGATATAATTCGTTTTCAAGCGGTTCCGAAGCGAATCCATGAAAGCGCGAAGATCCTTCGGCTCCAGTCCGTCCTGAAGGCGCTTGGCGAGCACCGCGACCCCGCCTACCGTCCGGGTCTCGGATGCAACATCCTCCGCCTGAGTCCCGGCCGCCCGACCTTTAAGGCGATCCATCTCCTTTTCGCGCTCGCGCAACTGGGCCAATAGCCGCCTGGTTTTTTCGACTACCTCGGCCGGTTGGACCTTCAACAGCGCGGCCACTTCCCGGATGTCTTCCTCCTGCTTGCGCACATACAGATACGCCATCTCTCCCGTCAAGGCCTCGATCCGTCGAACGCCGGCCGCGATGCTGCCTTCCTGCACGAGCTTGAACAACCCGACCTGGCCGGTTTCATGGCAATGCGTTCCGCCGCAGAGTTCTTTGCTGAAGTCGGAGATACGCACCACGCGGACGCGGTCTCCGTATTTGTCATCGAAGAAGGCCAGGGCGCCGGCCCGAACCGCTTCTTGAAAATCCATCACCTGCGTTTCGACCGGATCGTCCTCGCGAACGCGTTCGTTCACGACGGCTTCGATCCGTGCGATTTCCAGCGCGGTCAACGGCTTGAAATGCCCGAAATCAAATCGAAGACGATCGGGGGTCACCAACGAACCGGCCTGCTTGACATGCTCGCCCAGAATTTCCCGCAGCGTCGAATGAAGGATGTGCGTTGCGGTGTGGTTTCTCGCCGCTCCCCACCGCGCCGCCGGGTTCACGACCGCCCGGTAGGTCTCCCCCTCCACGATTTCCCCCTGAGTAACCTTCCCTTGATGGACAAAAAATCCCGGAACCGGTTTGATCGTGGCATGAATCTCGGCCAGCGCGCTGGGATGCTCCAGCAGCCCCTGATCGCCGGCCTGGCCGCCCGATTCGCCGTAAAACGGGGTCCGGTCGAATACCAACTCGACCGTTTCACCGGCGGTGGCTTTATTCAGCGGACGTCCGCCCTTTAAAATTCCGATCAGCCGTATCTCAACTTCCAGGCTGTCATAGCCCACAAATTCGGTGAGCCCCAGCTTGGAGGAAGCCTCGCTATAATAAGGGGCCACCTCCTTCACCACCCAGGATTTCCTTGCCCGGTCCCGTTGATCTTCCATCGCCGCATGATAGCCGGCCTCATCAATCCGAAGACCGACGTCACGCGCCATATCCATCGCAATGTCCAGGGGGAAGCCATAGGTGTCGTAGAGTCGAAAGGCCTCACTGCCCGGGATGAGCACCTGGCCCGCCGCCTTCACCTTGGCCATCACCTCTTTGAGGAGGCCCATGCCTTGATTCAAGGTCTGGACGAAACGCTCTTCCTCTCCCTGCGTCACTTGGGCCACGACCGTCCGAATGCGGGCCAGTTCGGGGTAGGTCGCGACCATCGTATCCACCACCGTCCCGGAAAGTTTGTAGAGAAACGGTTCGTTCAGTCCGAGCTCTTTCCCGTATCGCGCCGCGCGCCGGATCACCCGCCTCAGAAGGTATCCGCGGCCTTCATTGGATGGAAGCACCCCGTCACTGATCAGAAACGTGATGGCGCGGATATGGTCCGCGACCACCCGTCCGGGCATTCCCTTGCGCACCGCCGCCAGATCCTGCCCGGTCATCTCGGTAACGGTTTTCAGTATGGAATGGAAAAGGTCCGTATCGTAATTCGAGAGCACTCCCTGGGTCACGGCCGCGATCCGCTCAAGGCCCATCCCGGTGTCGATGCTGGGCTTGGGAAGGGGAGTGAGCCGACCCTCGACGTCCCGTATGAATTGCATGAAGACGAGATTCCAGATCTCAAGATAGCGGTCGCATTCGCAGCCAACGCCCTGGCAGTCGTGCGGAGCGCCCGCGGCCGCCTCCCCCTGATCGATCAGAATCTCGGAACACGGACCGCAGGGGCCGGTGTCACCCATCGCCCAAAAGTTGTCCTTCTCGCCCATGCGCTTGATCCGGTCGGCCGGCACCCCGATCTGCTTCCAGAGTCCCTCGGCCTCGTCGTCTTCCCGGAAGACCGTGATCCAGAGCCGGTCCTTCGGAAGACCCCAGTGTCTTGTCAAAAGCTCCCAGGCAAACGCAATCGCATCGGACTTAAAGTAATCGCCGAAAGAAAAATTGCCGAGCATTTCAAAAAAGGTGTGGTGCCGTCCGGTCATCCCCACGTTATCGAGATCGTTATGCTTCCCGCCGGCACGCATGCATTTCTGAACCGAAACGGCCCGTTTGTAGCCCCGACTTTCCTTTCCGAGAAAAACCTCTTTGAATTGGACCATGCCGGCGTTCGTAAAAAGCAAGGTCGGGTCCTTTTGCGGAATTAAGGGAGAACTCGGAACAAGGGTATGCCCCCGTCCGCCAAAATATTCCAAAAACCCTTTGCGCAGGTCATCAGATTTCATCGTGACAGAATTATCTCATAAATTTAAGGCTGTTACAAGCGACCAAGTCAGCAAACCGGATAGCGCCCCTCCGCCAATTCCTCGCAGAAATCCGTAATCCGCGTCAATTCTTTCTCAACCATGGCCCGGATGGGATCGGCCAGATCCGCCCCCCGGACCCCGGGTTTCACATGGATTTGGACCGAGACGATCTGGGGCCGGTCTACCGGTTCGCCGATGCGGCTGCATAGCCAGACCTCCACGCTTCGTAAACCGGAAATCTGCCCGTATATCCTTTTGGCCAACACATGGGCCAGCACATTATAAATTTTTCCCACATGGCTGACGGGGTTTTTCCCCGCGGCCGCCTCCGAACCCCGCGGTCGATTAAGGGCGATGAGGCCGTTGACCTGATTTCCTCGCCCCACCTCACCCGAGTCCGCATCCTCGGCCGAAGTGCCGATGACCGAAAGATAGATCCCGTCCATTCCCTTCCCGCGGCGATCAAGGCTATTCAGGCGGAGCGAGATCTCCTCAAGGTTTTCCGTTTGTTTCTGAAGGTGGCCCAGTAAATCTTCATGCACGGCCTGCTTTCGCCGGAAATAGCCCACTTCGCTCTCGACGTGTTGGTCGATCAGGGGCATCGCCACCGTCAACGAGAGACGCCGACCGGTGCGGACGCCCATTACTTTAACATCCTGGCCGGTTTCCGGAAATCGGGCTTTAAAACCCGGGGTGTTGAGGTAGCGCTCGGCCTCAAGGACCGTCCGTTCGGTTTCGGTCAACGGAGCATATCCGACGGCGGCCGAGGTGTCATTGGCGCCCCGCACTTTCTTTTTTTCCGAAAAAAGGGAGGCGAGCTCTTCCGAGCCCGGCCGGAGCTCAACCTGATACCGCAGGTGTGTTTTTGGATTTACTCGGGGAAGGTTTTTCCGAAACCAGGCCTTCGCGGTTTCGATGGAGACCCCGGCCACGTCCAGCCGTTTTCTTCCCAAAGCGA is drawn from Nitrospiria bacterium and contains these coding sequences:
- a CDS encoding enoyl-ACP reductase — encoded protein: MGLLNGRKGIIFGVANEKSIAWSIARRMNQEGAELAFTYAGEALEKRVRPLAESVGAKLILPCDVTKDDQIQAVFEQVRSTFGHLDILVHAIAYANKEDLKADFLSTTRDGFRLAQDVSAYSLTVLARHAAPLMEGRPGSILTLSYYGAEKVVPRYNVMGVAKAALEASVRYLAADLGPKGIRVNAISAGPIRTLASAGISGFLDMLHHVEAKAPLRRNISAEEVAGTALYLASDLASGVTGEVIYVDAGYHIMGM
- a CDS encoding DNA-binding protein, which gives rise to MKSILISLAALCAVLVLGPGAGFAIERTGVVVTTMNAGSYTYLEVETKSGRYWAAAPQLELAVGDQVDVAPGSEMKDFFSPTLKRTFDSILFTSSVKVVGKSASADKAESPKPPVHQTQAGSNGTKTVEQIYTERQSLKGKQVQVRGKVVKFTPGIMGKNFLHIQDGSGKEGTNDLAVTSQQTVSVGDHILVSGTLDTDKDFGAGYVYKAILENAKITPE
- a CDS encoding EVE domain-containing protein — protein: MAGNPSYWLLKSEPEVFSIQDLKDCRVTGWDGVRNFQARNYLRDSIKVGDGVLFYHSNTSPSGISGLAEVVKEGYPDDTAFDPNDAHYDPRSRPDHPTWYRVDVKFVKAFPSVIPLQTLRKTPGLKNMLLFRNGRLSVQPVAKKEWEIILRLAEKTRNPKAPKPKFPR
- a CDS encoding DMT family transporter; amino-acid sequence: MFKTRRERAELYLFATTFIWGGTFVAVKLGLGDLSPVLFVTLRFSLAALVLLSLSFNRLLAIDRALLWKGSFLGALLFLGFVLQTVGLTDTTASKSAFITGLMVIFTPFFQIAIEKRAPKFANFAGVAIVTAGLWFLTSPSEGGPSGTGFTRGDGLTLLCAAVFGLYIVMLDLFSKDAEALPLTFLQMLTPAVLGWIILPLIETPVWNPTPNAIAVLLFCSLLGNVLSNYVQTLYQRDTTPTRAVIIFTIEPLWASILGYWMLQEVIGYGGVAGGAMIIAGILVSELSDSASSPPASK
- a CDS encoding SurA N-terminal domain-containing protein, with translation MAVLNNEVIALSDVQKYREVFVERQGVDDSAVLNDLIDQKLLLAEAKKLEIPPPSDEEVARAYKKLQLRFGSPETFNLVKARLSMTDAEIEQQLKQKLTVDKLIEQRIQSFVFINPEEIDDYLQEHREEYKNEKPEDARKAIQDLLIAEKTDSKLKDHLNRLRAAANIRINTPPEP
- a CDS encoding RidA family protein, which translates into the protein MNSGKASVSIETKLKESGIVLPTAPKPVANYVPAARVGELLFTSGVLPMKEGRLAYEGKLGKDLTPEQGQEAARLALLNALAVVKQEAGSLERVVRIVRLTGHVASAPGFVLQSTVLNGASDLLVAIFGEAGRHTRAALGAAELPLNSPIELELIVQVRP
- the deoC gene encoding deoxyribose-phosphate aldolase, which gives rise to MFSHAGELAGLIDHTRLAPDTMPEDIRRACREARRYGFASVCIPPCYVEEAVRELDGSKVAVGTVIGFPLGYQSLSVKIFETMEAVKQGAIELDLVIHLGAVKIGDARGVRTEVGRIRDAASGARLKVILETGYLSRKEMISACLWSREAGAVWVKTSTGFGPKGATTADVRRLKKAIGEDGFVKAAGGIRDLKSLEDMVRAGASRIGTSRGVEILKEYLRGSSRS
- the mltG gene encoding endolytic transglycosylase MltG, giving the protein MAAALQKRIGRMAIPFLLVGTILLFVIVQEATFLYIPPDGERVQKVLEIPEGSTLRDTARLLYQNGLITSIGSFVVVGKFLAVERHIIPGEYAFHTQMLPLEIIGLIKSGRVVQYEVTIPEGSTLAQIGRLVEEKHLARYEDFIQRANDPAFIQSLGFTVDSLEGYLFPESYYFSKRVGAEGILRTMVRQFETAYTPEMERRAQEIGMTRQEVVTLASIIEKETSVEIERPMVSAVFHNRIRKNIPLQSDPTVIYSLPHFTGNLTRKNLRIHSPYNTYWIRGLPPGPIANPGKEALWAALYPAAVEYLYFVSKNDGTHYFSKTLAEHNRAVQRYQKRRLAKTT
- the ruvX gene encoding Holliday junction resolvase RuvX is translated as MPASGERILALDLGKSRIGLAISDELGWTAHGLPTMERVGPKKDIARLRDIVAQYQVRKLVVGLPRNMNGSLGPQANLVLEFIEQLKNKLGLKVIPWDERLTTQAAERVLIEADMSRSKRRKTVDRVAAVLILQGYLDSRRAPLQTASLPEG
- a CDS encoding phasin family protein; this encodes MVKLMKKMVLAGLGVEAKARETWEELLRRGEENQNNYAKKVKGRVADLEKDLKDLEKKERDLVDRVMAKLPIATKADMDRLEKKIQELSAKLKNV
- the alaS gene encoding alanine--tRNA ligase, whose translation is MKSDDLRKGFLEYFGGRGHTLVPSSPLIPQKDPTLLFTNAGMVQFKEVFLGKESRGYKRAVSVQKCMRAGGKHNDLDNVGMTGRHHTFFEMLGNFSFGDYFKSDAIAFAWELLTRHWGLPKDRLWITVFREDDEAEGLWKQIGVPADRIKRMGEKDNFWAMGDTGPCGPCSEILIDQGEAAAGAPHDCQGVGCECDRYLEIWNLVFMQFIRDVEGRLTPLPKPSIDTGMGLERIAAVTQGVLSNYDTDLFHSILKTVTEMTGQDLAAVRKGMPGRVVADHIRAITFLISDGVLPSNEGRGYLLRRVIRRAARYGKELGLNEPFLYKLSGTVVDTMVATYPELARIRTVVAQVTQGEEERFVQTLNQGMGLLKEVMAKVKAAGQVLIPGSEAFRLYDTYGFPLDIAMDMARDVGLRIDEAGYHAAMEDQRDRARKSWVVKEVAPYYSEASSKLGLTEFVGYDSLEVEIRLIGILKGGRPLNKATAGETVELVFDRTPFYGESGGQAGDQGLLEHPSALAEIHATIKPVPGFFVHQGKVTQGEIVEGETYRAVVNPAARWGAARNHTATHILHSTLREILGEHVKQAGSLVTPDRLRFDFGHFKPLTALEIARIEAVVNERVREDDPVETQVMDFQEAVRAGALAFFDDKYGDRVRVVRISDFSKELCGGTHCHETGQVGLFKLVQEGSIAAGVRRIEALTGEMAYLYVRKQEEDIREVAALLKVQPAEVVEKTRRLLAQLREREKEMDRLKGRAAGTQAEDVASETRTVGGVAVLAKRLQDGLEPKDLRAFMDSLRNRLKTNYIAVVASASVDRSNAFLIAAVSPDLTGRFNAGEIAKEIAGIVGGSGGGRPDMAQAGGKNVSKLPEALARVYGIVEKTRP
- a CDS encoding methionine adenosyltransferase encodes the protein MGEIHIQVMSGPTVPETEVEIVERKGLGHPDTICDAVMEQVAVALARAYRDKFGAILHFNCDKGLLVAGRVKRRFGGGMVLEPMRLIIGDRASVALGRKRLDVAGVSIETAKAWFRKNLPRVNPKTHLRYQVELRPGSEELASLFSEKKKVRGANDTSAAVGYAPLTETERTVLEAERYLNTPGFKARFPETGQDVKVMGVRTGRRLSLTVAMPLIDQHVESEVGYFRRKQAVHEDLLGHLQKQTENLEEISLRLNSLDRRGKGMDGIYLSVIGTSAEDADSGEVGRGNQVNGLIALNRPRGSEAAAGKNPVSHVGKIYNVLAHVLAKRIYGQISGLRSVEVWLCSRIGEPVDRPQIVSVQIHVKPGVRGADLADPIRAMVEKELTRITDFCEELAEGRYPVC